The stretch of DNA ATTACGTGGTCGCTATGGAAGGCGGCGACGAACAGGGAGGAGAGATCTGGGAGCTGAACGATCCGGCATGGGAGGAGATGAACGTAGTCGAAGGTGAGCTCTACCCGTGGACGAAATCAGCCAAGGACGCCCACGAGGTTCGGATCTACAACCCGAGCACGAACACGAGCGTAGCGAACTGGCGCGGAACTCCGGCGGCGAAGACGGCTTCGGAGATGCTGGCCGAACCGACGCCGAAGAAGGCCATGAAGAACATCCGCGAGTTGAGGGATGAATACGAGCGGGCCGCTCGAGAGGGAGAATACATCAAACGGAACATCGGCGGGATGCTCCGGAAGCTGGACAAGCGCCGGGCGAAGGACTACAACGCGGCGCTGCAGGGTGTGGTCGCGCCGTCCCTGAACGACGGAGACAGCTACGAGCAGATAATCGACAAGATCCTCCCGGAGGAGGTGCAGCCGGACCACCTGACTCACGACGGAGAGGAGGAGTCGGACCCGCTCGAGGATCACGGCACCGAGATGGACTTCCAAGTGTTCGAGGATGGGGAGGAGTTCGACCCGCTCCCGGAGTACGATCAAGCCGCGGCGACTGACGGAGGGACCGAACGATGAGTAGCCGCGGCGATTCGTCGGTCTACGCGGCGGCCCAAGGGCGCGAGTTCCTGCGGGACGAACTCGCGGGGAAGAAGAACGAGTACATCCGGGAGTTTGCCGGGCTGGTAGACGACCCGGAAACGCTCGATCTACTGAACTACTACTGTTCGCTGTGGCGGACCGAAGACGAATCGTTCCTCGAGACGGCGCTGGGGCGTGAAATCCTCTCGAGCGCGGCGACGAAGACGACGGACCGGGCGTTCCGCGACGGGAACGTTTCACAGCTGCAAGGCATGGTCGGGCTGACGAACCAGCAGGGCGACGGGCAGGACTTGATCGGTCGCGCCGCCCAGTCCCTCACCAACGAGGGGGCGATCGGGCTGGTTCTGGGGCCGCCGGGCGCGGGGAAGACAGCGCTCACGGTGGACGTGGCGCGGGCGTGGGGCGCGCGGACCGGCGGGCTGATCCTCGCAAACACGGACTGGGAGGGAGCCGACGCGGTGGTAAACTCCGACATGGCGATGCTCGAGGCGATGGCGGAGTACGAGGGGCCGGTTCTCTGCGTGATCGACGAGACGGCGCAGGAACTCTCGGGATACGGCACCGAATCGAACAAGGCGGAAGCGTTCGCCAACGCGCTGACGTTCATCCGGAAGAAGGAGGGCGACCACGGCCCCCACGCGAAGCGCGGTTCGGTGCTCATGGTCAACCACACGCGGAAGCGAACGGCGGCGGCGTTCCGGCGACTGGCGACGTTCTGCCTCGAGAAGCCGAGCCGGGACGATCCGAGCACGGTCCGGTTCATCGAGAGCGAGGGCGGACAGGACGATCTCAACACCGCGGAGGAAACAACCTATCAGGGAGTCACCGACACTCGGGAGCGGTACAGCGAGCACGAAGCGAGCGAGTTCCGGATCACGCTGCACGAGGACGGCGACGACGGCGA from Halolamina sediminis encodes:
- a CDS encoding ATP-binding protein, whose protein sequence is MSSRGDSSVYAAAQGREFLRDELAGKKNEYIREFAGLVDDPETLDLLNYYCSLWRTEDESFLETALGREILSSAATKTTDRAFRDGNVSQLQGMVGLTNQQGDGQDLIGRAAQSLTNEGAIGLVLGPPGAGKTALTVDVARAWGARTGGLILANTDWEGADAVVNSDMAMLEAMAEYEGPVLCVIDETAQELSGYGTESNKAEAFANALTFIRKKEGDHGPHAKRGSVLMVNHTRKRTAAAFRRLATFCLEKPSRDDPSTVRFIESEGGQDDLNTAEETTYQGVTDTRERYSEHEASEFRITLHEDGDDGDDVDPDEAAESADWNAQARTAINAYQPWDDDGGMSYREISKDGRGLVDYGKGWVADRVREWRDGQHRELVSEPVDSGEGGSA